In the genome of Cryptococcus neoformans var. neoformans B-3501A chromosome 5, whole genome shotgun sequence, the window CGACACCCAGCACCTCGAGATTCGGCAGCTTTTTCAAAAGCCCAACGAGCTCTCGTCCCATtccttctcgctcatccACCCATACCCCTTGCAAACACTTTAACACTTTTGCAAACGCTGCCCacccaatctcctcaaGCGGAATGCACTTTGTCTCCCTTTCACCCAGCTTGAGATGCGTGACGTTGGGCAGGAGCGGGAAAAGAGCCAAGCAAGACTGTTTCACCACCGTCCTATGCACCTCCAGCGGGATATGCGATAGATCGAGAGTAGTGACGTGTCTCCCGGGAAGAGAGAATGCATGGAGATTGATGTCTGACCATTTGGCATCGCCTTTGAGGACTGAAAACGTCAGTTGCTGGAGGTTGGTCGTAATGTTCGGGGACGCGTATAGGTATTGCAACACCACTGCCTAAAGGTGTCTCGTCAGCGCGACTTGGCCGCTCGGCACAACGAGCAGATGTACCTTCCACGCCTTGCAGACCGTGACAAGTCCCCAAGCCGTCCGCACGACATCGCGTCGTTCAGCCACCATGTTCGATTCCACCTCTCTGCCCCGCGCGCCGGTCCATGCGTCCCATGCAGGGCGATACTGCGCGCGGGGTGCGATTGGTGCGGGATAGGTCTGCGGAAGGGCGAGGCGGAAGTGGATGATGCGCCTGACGACCTCGAATGGGAGGGCTGGTAGCTGGGTGCGGTTTTCTGCCATTGTCGTCGCTGTCGGTGTCCGTATGGCCGTCCCAAGTGGCTGCATCGACAGATAATTACAAACGAGTCCGCCGGAGACTGGCAAGAGACCCGTCAAAACAATCCAGCTGGGTGGGGCCGGGGCGCAATCCCGACTACCACCGCCATACACCGACGCCCGACCGCCGACGGGTGTGGCCTGCTGGCGGTGTCTATGCATGGCTGGGCGTGCTGCCAGGGTGCATGCATGCTTGTGGCCGGCTACGCGGGGACAAGTGCATGCATAGAGTGTGCAGCGAGCGTGCCGTTCCCAGCCAATAGGAGGGCGTGCATTGTGCGGTTGCGCCCGCACTCGCTGCTGAGGTTGCTCGAATCGCCGCTGTGGCTCGCTGACCAACTtgcatccatccatctccttgcAGTTTCGACTTTGCATCTATACATCCACCTGTATTCCAACACCATATCACCAGCCACAATGGCCCTTCCAACACTCCGCACCACGTTTGCCTCCTCGTCACGCGTAACactccaccacctctctttcccagcACGCTCACTGGCATACCTGCGCTGCGGTTCTTCTCTCGCCCAGCACTCGTCTTCCCAAGCCTACACCCCTACGCCGGCGTATTCTGGCCCGGttgcctcctcttcatcaagcaAGGCCAAGGGCGGCGTCAAGGACATGCACGCCGCACCCAACCCTGCGCCTCCCGCTGCACCCGCCAAGAATGAAGGGAccggagagaagaaggagcccaggaggagggtgcCGTTGAAGAGCCAGAGGAATGCGATCACCATGGTAAGTGCTCTGCATTCAATGTCCTATGGCGACGGCAGCTAACATTTTGTTTGGCCAATGCAGACCCCCACAGCCATTTCTCACCTTCGTGAACTGCTCGCTTCACCCACGGAACCTCGTCTTTTGCGAATCTCTGTAAAGTCTCGTGGCTGTGCCGGTATGGCCTACCACCTTGACTATGTTCCACCACCAGGCGGCAAGTTTGACGAGGTTGTCGAGCAAGATGGTGTCCGGGTGTTGATTGACAGCAAGGCGTTGTTCAGTATCATTGGAAGTAGGATGGACTGGAGAGATAACCGGTTGAGCGCCGGATTTGTCTTTGACAAGTGAGTGCGCTTTTGCCATGTTAAAAGATTGCGGATGACTAACATCCGAGTTACTTTAGCCCCAATGTTGTTGACACCTGCGGTTGTGGCGAATCTTGTAAGTTCATTCTCACTTTTACCATGTCTTTCCTAACTCGTCCTTTTCAGTCAACATTCGTTTCTAAACAGAAATCTACACAGCGTATGGAGGACATTTTAATAAGAACGAACGAGCACCCTATCAAATTCCCAGCCCAGTCAAAATCCTCATCTGTAACAATAGTAATGGCATCTTTATTTCATGCATTGGGTTTTGGAAAGATGCCAAGCCTATAGAGCTTCTCTTACGTGACCTTTTCTACGGATTCTGCTTGGCAGTGCGCTTGGTAGGGCGGATGGAAAGCCACGGCTGGTATGTGAAGAGGACGTGGCCTGTGATCTGTAAGGCGGTTCGCACAGGCCTGGCGAGAGTAATGATTAAGTCATGCTTCAACGACCGGTTGGAGACTGGAGAATGATCAGAGTACACCATGTCTTGATTTGATATGTTGTGGTAGACTCGGTCGATCACTTCTTCGGTATTCGAGTACAGTTCACAGAAGCCACACAGCTTACCAAACTATTTAATACGTCAAGTGAACTCACCGAGATCGGGACAACACTGGAAAAACAATCCCATTTCCAGATTAAAATACATTGGACTGCCCTTTCCTCAAAAATGTCTTCAAACTCAACTTGGGCCCCGCCCTGCTGTGCTTCATGCAGCATTACCGTCCTTGAAGACAGTTGATATGTCTCGAATCGTTCTGCATGCATGTCTCATCTTCGGCACTTTCAGATTTCAAACGTATTGACGTCAAAACCAGGATCTTTACAAACTTCGTCTCTGACCATTTCCGCCACAACTTCATCCCTCCTCCCATTTGCTGCTTCGTCACCAGTGTCAGTGACACGTTCGCTGATATTCatcacctcttccacctcaGATGTAGTCAGCGAGTCCTTCCAAGTCCCAAGCACAAGGTTATGAAGAACCATGCAAGCTTGAATGACTAGGTAAAGGCGGGCCTCATCCGTTATTGTCCGGCAAGTAAGATGATAGTCTTGTAAAATCCGCCAACGGTTTTTGAGGATACCAAAAGCCTGTTCAATCATTACTTGAGCTTTCGCACATTTATGGTTGAAGTAGGCCTGGGACGAGATGAGTCTGTAGAAATTTTGGTAGGAAAAAGACTCACTTTGTGTCCGACTTGCCTCCTCTCTCGCTTGAATAGAGGTATAACCGTGTCTGACGATTTCATACCAGCATCACCCAGCACATATTCctttggagagaagaaccGGTCGGGATTCCCGTGCAGATCTGACTGACCTTGGGCCATCTGGTCGTTGGCAACGGCAGAGTAGCTGAACCAGCCGTATCTAAATCTCTTCAGATGATCGACCACAGCGATCAGCTTAAAATaaccatctctctcctcgtAACACTGCATCGTATGTGCCTTTTCACTTCCAACTGTCGGTGCTTGATGCAAGACAATATCGGTTCCGTCGATGAAGCCGACACATGACGGTATTCCATACTGCGCGTACAATTCACGGGCAATAACTGCGCGCTCTTCCCCAGAAGGCCACGAAATGTACTTTTTCAAAGAGGATACGATGGCTATTAGCGATCGTTCCGTATAGAGGGATACACTGCCGTCTGTCATGCGCGTATGCGTATCAGTCCTGGATGTGAACTCCAAGATTAACGATTGAAGGTTCCCTTCAACTTACGGGACAGATTAAAATGATTCTGCACAGTGCGTATACTCTCGCCTCCTGCCATTCTATAGATGCATGTCGCTAGCTGCACCTTTGGCGGCGCCTGGGGCTTCCTCCCCTGCGATTTGAAAATGTCGTCATCTCCGAACAAGGCTACAACGCTCGTGAACTCTGCGCGGTTCATATGCAGGGTCTTGATTATCTTGTCATCGGTGGATGGCAGAAGAGAGGACCTCAGAAAAAGATAGTCGTGGTTCTCATAATGAGAACTATGAGGAATCCGTTGATAGTAACGGCTGTTTTCGTGTATTTTGCGtaaggaaagaagaagtccGATTTGCCTTCGAAATAAGGAGCTGGATATGTAAGGCAACAAACTAGAGATACGGTTGTCAATTTCACGCAAAGCTTCCTGTTTTCTATTGAGATGGGGCATTGGTGGTATGGTGCAACGAAATTCACTTGGCCTTCTATTACTCTTTTTTAAAGCGACTTGTGATTACAGAGCATATAAAGACTTGCCCCAAATTCCAATGCGTCATTCAAAGTCGTACTCTAATCTCGTACTGAGAACACGAACGTGAGCGGAATCAAAACCAGATCTGGACTACTGTCAAATGACTTCATTCATTCAAGGGTCAGTCAATGTGTTCCAGTTACCGTCAATCAAATGACCGTTTGAAAATGGTCCAACGAAAAAAGGCCAAAATCACCCCGACAACGAACAGAAAAGTAGTTGCAACTTGCGACAAACCATTCGTACCTCGTCGGAGACCGGCCgatgtccgtcgagggaTTTGGGTCGAGCCTAGAATAAATGCAACCCGGAAGCCCATACCTGAATGGCATGACGGGATTTACGTGTGCCACActcacctccttctcgctACACAGATTTGTGACGATTTATATAAGCCTTCAGTATCAAGTCAGCAGGGAGGCAAGTCATACACGACCACTTATCCCAGACAGGCGATTCACTtcgagaaaaggaaagcaACTGAAAAAAGTGGGGGATATAACTCGCCTATAATTTACCATCAACGATTGTCGAATCAGCCACGGAATggtgagaaggaggatcgAGGATGGAAGTTTGTATTTTGTAGGCGATCGGCGTTATAACCCAATATGAGTTGGGGTTGGAAATAACCTGTAAACACAAAGATCCATAAATAACACGGTCCATACTTTTAAGCAAAAGATcagaaaacaaaaaaggaatatTTTTGTTCCACCATACTACACATCCGTGAAACGATGCTTTGCTGCATACCGTTTAGAGGTGCGCATTGAACAAAGCCTCGGTGATGTATCCTGCTTGCAACTGGCGTCCACCAAAGAATCGACCATTGAGGCCCTTGACAGCTTTGATAGCGGAGTCAGTGTCAATGAATTCAATGTACACCTCGCCCTAGAAAACGACATCAGAACATGCTACTTTATTGGGGAAACAGAACGACATACTGCAGACATCTTCTCGACCTTAATCCTCTTGACTCTGCCGTACTTGGACTCAACTTCGCCCTTGACGTCTTCGGCAAGGTCCAGATCCCAGTTCCTCTcggtttcttcttcgggaTTAAACATGTTATGAACAACGATTCGAGGAGTAGGGTCCATCGCTGGTATCTTGGACCTAATTCACAGGCGTCAACACTCGACTCCAGTAAACGGATATCGGTGCACTTACTGAGAACCGTTAATCTTGGGGGCGGACAACGACAAGTTGACATTGGGCTCGGTCCTGGCGAGCTTAAACATGAGCTGTTGCCTCTGGTTGGCGTCAAGTCGGGTGCCATAGTTGCCACTATCTTCGATCAAGTCTGGTGTCTGGTAAGTACCGCGTTCTTGAATAGTCTGGACCTTGATGAGACGTCCTGCGAGGTCAAATCCAGCCATCGCATCAAGGGCCATTTGTGCAGACTTGACATCTTTGAACTGGACGTAAGCTGTACCCTTCCTCAGTCCGCTCTAAATCGTACATCAGCTAGGCCTTGACAAGTAATCAAACCATATGAACTTACAAGATCCGTGTGAAGATCGACAAACTCAATCTCGCCGAACGGCTCGAACACCTGCCTCACATCATCAGCGGTCAGAGAGAAAGCGAGATTGGAGACGAAAAGACGGTGATAAGGGATAGCAGCGTCCTTGTGAGCGTCGGGGTCAAGACCTGGGGGAAGAGCCAGACCGGTGGAGAGGGGAGGATAGTTCTGAGTGAACGGAACAGAAGAAcgaccaccaccaccaccatgAGATCGCCTATGTATAAAGTCAGTCAGTTACCACTGGCAGGACTCAATCTATACTCACGCGTTGCTCGCAAGGGCAGTAGCAGTGATAAGTTCAGTGCCGGAATGGTTTCTTTCTGCCTCGGTAAGCATGATATTAATAGGAATACCCATGACAACCGTCCCAGAAAGCTAAATAGGTCAGATGGATATCTAATTGACTAATCATTGGACTTACAGCAAGAGCCTTGTTTACGAGGTCAACGCTATCCAACTCAACGTATCCGATACTATGAGATGTCAGCATCAACTGTGCAAGGCATATATACCTGAAGACTTACCCTTTGGACCTC includes:
- a CDS encoding hypothetical protein (HMMPfam hit to HesB, HesB-like domain, score: 170.3, E(): 4.1e-48), whose amino-acid sequence is MALPTLRTTFASSSRVTLHHLSFPARSLAYLRCGSSLAQHSSSQAYTPTPAYSGPVASSSSSKAKGGVKDMHAAPNPAPPAAPAKNEGTGEKKEPRRRVPLKSQRNAITMTPTAISHLRELLASPTEPRLLRISVKSRGCAGMAYHLDYVPPPGGKFDEVVEQDGVRVLIDSKALFSIIGSRMDWRDNRLSAGFVFDNPNVVDTCGCGESFNIRF
- a CDS encoding hypothetical protein (HMMPfam hit to RRM_1, RNA recognition motif. (a.k.a. RRM, RBD, or RNP domain), score: 139.8, E(): 6.1e-39) encodes the protein MSATPPRSSYQSANGGDKTPELTTKREKRHREDDEDDRDVSGRSHRYRPEDVRDYDRDRSDRGDRDRDRERRHRHRRRDETEEERKERHRRREEETEEEREERHRRRRERELREREREREGEDDYRRGSREMSVGRPLSHRDRSRESHRSYRSHRDRDEMPPIRPMSREPRDMAEERRENDRRREMHFADLERDGRMRSPPPRRRRLSPEYGGPRGPPPRRPPPPPRDPATALIEEVDSEARSIFVSQLSARMTSQVLGLFFEDKLGRGAVRDARVVTDKVARRSKGIGYVELDSVDLVNKALALSGTVVMGIPINIMLTEAERNHSGTELITATALASNARSHGGGGGRSSVPFTQNYPPLSTGLALPPGLDPDAHKDAAIPYHRLFVSNLAFSLTADDVRQVFEPFGEIEFVDLHTDLSGLRKGTAYVQFKDVKSAQMALDAMAGFDLAGRLIKVQTIQERGTYQTPDLIEDSGNYGTRLDANQRQQLMFKLARTEPNVNLSLSAPKINGSQSKIPAMDPTPRIVVHNMFNPEEETERNWDLDLAEDVKGEVESKYGRVKRIKVEKMSAGEVYIEFIDTDSAIKAVKGLNGRFFGGRQLQAGYITEALFNAHL